Proteins from one Polynucleobacter wuianus genomic window:
- the soxY gene encoding thiosulfate oxidation carrier protein SoxY, whose amino-acid sequence MNQQRRDLLKYTTVFGLMASAGLITTAQAEEWNKAAFEGKSLDEVFKALGAGTPDKSGAVVINAPDIAENGAVVPVGITTNLKANQFAILVEKNPSPLAAEFFIPSGTEPFVTTRIKMAQTSNVYALVKADGKWMMAVKEIKVTLGGCGG is encoded by the coding sequence ATGAATCAACAACGTCGCGATCTATTGAAATATACGACGGTATTTGGGCTTATGGCATCAGCAGGTTTAATCACAACTGCTCAAGCTGAAGAGTGGAATAAAGCGGCCTTTGAGGGCAAAAGTCTCGATGAGGTATTTAAGGCTTTGGGTGCGGGCACTCCTGACAAGTCTGGTGCAGTGGTAATTAACGCACCGGATATCGCTGAAAATGGCGCTGTTGTACCCGTCGGTATTACTACTAACTTAAAGGCAAATCAATTTGCTATCTTGGTTGAGAAAAACCCAAGTCCATTGGCGGCAGAATTTTTTATTCCCTCAGGCACAGAGCCTTTTGTCACTACCCGCATCAAAATGGCGCAGACATCTAATGTTTATGCTTTAGTGAAGGCAGATGGAAAGTGGATGATGGCCGTTAAAGAAATCAAAGTGACTTTGGGTGGTTGCGGCGGCTAA
- the modB gene encoding molybdate ABC transporter permease subunit, producing the protein MFDLEALILSLKLAIWTLVLILPFGIWVAHKLQKMGKGRSWIEALLALPLVLPPTVLGYYLLVGLGGKSFFGIPLVFSFTGILIASLIVNLPFAIQPIQRAFEAIQPEILEAAQVSGLSHWQIFRLIELPLAWRGITSAAVLTFAHTLGEFGVILMVGGAIPGETKTVSIAIYDKVQSFDTSGAGILSLILLGTSLVAIALSYGIFSRYPSRSKRWAS; encoded by the coding sequence ATGTTTGACCTAGAGGCGCTTATCCTCTCATTGAAGCTAGCCATCTGGACCCTGGTCCTGATACTTCCCTTTGGGATTTGGGTAGCCCACAAGCTTCAAAAAATGGGCAAAGGGCGCTCTTGGATTGAGGCATTACTTGCCCTGCCCTTGGTTCTACCGCCTACTGTCTTGGGTTACTACCTTCTTGTGGGTCTAGGTGGAAAGAGTTTCTTTGGAATTCCACTAGTATTTTCTTTTACTGGCATCCTGATAGCCTCCCTCATTGTTAATTTGCCATTTGCCATTCAGCCCATACAAAGAGCGTTTGAGGCAATTCAACCTGAAATCTTGGAAGCAGCACAAGTTAGCGGCTTGTCTCATTGGCAAATATTTCGCCTCATCGAATTGCCTTTGGCTTGGCGAGGCATCACCAGCGCTGCTGTTCTCACCTTTGCACATACCCTAGGTGAATTTGGTGTGATCCTCATGGTCGGCGGCGCAATACCAGGTGAAACCAAAACGGTATCGATTGCCATCTATGACAAAGTACAAAGTTTTGATACGTCTGGCGCTGGAATCCTATCTTTGATATTACTTGGCACCTCGCTAGTTGCAATTGCACTCTCATATGGCATCTTTAGTCGCTATCCATCACGTTCTAAGAGATGGGCTAGTTGA
- a CDS encoding acyl-CoA thioesterase: protein MRIVIPEERKLVHEMILPIRWGDMDAYGHVNNTVYFRYMEQARVEWITSLGYEVAPGRESMLMMNGFCNFYKQLSYPGDLILKTSIGTIGRTSMDVYTSMALSTAPDEEAAIGGATMVWVDLTTNKSAPWPEHVLEKLR, encoded by the coding sequence ATGCGCATTGTTATTCCTGAAGAACGCAAGCTTGTTCACGAGATGATCTTGCCAATTCGTTGGGGTGATATGGATGCGTATGGCCATGTCAATAACACGGTGTACTTTCGCTATATGGAGCAAGCACGGGTAGAGTGGATTACGTCCCTCGGTTATGAAGTAGCTCCTGGTCGAGAGTCAATGTTGATGATGAACGGTTTTTGCAATTTCTATAAGCAACTGTCCTATCCTGGTGATCTGATACTCAAAACTTCTATTGGCACAATCGGTAGAACCAGTATGGATGTCTATACCAGCATGGCTTTAAGCACTGCTCCAGATGAAGAGGCTGCCATCGGTGGAGCCACCATGGTTTGGGTTGATCTCACCACTAACAAATCAGCTCCTTGGCCTGAGCATGTATTAGAGAAGTTGCGCTAG
- a CDS encoding class I SAM-dependent methyltransferase, with translation MGFADATQFWNERFDKKEFIFGKEPNEYLVEKTHQYLKLNDKVLCIADGEGRNGVWLAKQGMQVVGFDASDIALAKANQFAKDNQVAVEYLFSDTDSYAWPANTYDAVIGIFIQFADPAMRERIFQQTYQSLKPGGIFILQGYTPKQLEYKTGGPSLIEHLYTEELIRDLTKDFKILELRSYEQELCEGPRHTGMSALLGMVAQKRL, from the coding sequence CTGGAATGAGCGCTTCGATAAGAAAGAGTTCATTTTCGGAAAAGAGCCTAACGAATATCTGGTCGAGAAGACCCATCAATATCTCAAGCTAAATGACAAAGTTCTTTGCATAGCTGATGGTGAAGGGCGCAATGGGGTTTGGCTAGCTAAACAAGGCATGCAAGTTGTTGGCTTTGATGCCTCTGATATTGCCCTAGCCAAAGCAAATCAATTTGCAAAAGACAACCAAGTTGCAGTTGAGTATTTATTCTCCGACACCGATAGCTACGCATGGCCTGCAAATACTTATGATGCAGTTATTGGAATCTTTATTCAGTTTGCTGATCCGGCAATGCGGGAGCGTATTTTTCAGCAAACTTATCAATCACTTAAGCCAGGTGGAATCTTTATTCTGCAAGGCTATACACCTAAGCAGTTGGAATACAAAACCGGTGGCCCCTCTTTAATTGAACATCTTTATACCGAAGAGTTGATTCGCGATCTAACTAAAGATTTCAAGATTTTAGAGCTTCGATCATATGAGCAAGAGCTCTGTGAAGGCCCAAGACATACCGGCATGTCTGCATTATTGGGTATGGTTGCCCAAAAGCGGCTTTAA
- the soxZ gene encoding thiosulfate oxidation carrier complex protein SoxZ, whose protein sequence is MGDPMRIRAAESNGTVDVKILMKHDMESGQRKDASGKLIPAWFISTVSVKAQGKEVFAANFGSAISKDPFLNFKYKGSKGDKLVVSWVDTKGDKRSDEATVS, encoded by the coding sequence ATGGGTGATCCAATGCGCATTCGGGCTGCCGAATCAAATGGAACTGTGGATGTCAAAATTTTGATGAAGCATGATATGGAATCTGGTCAACGTAAGGATGCCTCTGGCAAATTGATTCCAGCGTGGTTTATTTCTACAGTGTCAGTAAAAGCTCAGGGCAAAGAAGTATTTGCAGCAAACTTCGGTTCAGCGATCTCTAAGGATCCCTTTTTGAACTTCAAATACAAAGGATCTAAGGGTGACAAGTTAGTTGTGAGCTGGGTTGACACCAAGGGCGATAAGCGCTCTGATGAAGCTACGGTTTCATAA
- a CDS encoding DUF6691 family protein, which translates to MKKHIGLFSQYFIGVLFGWGLIISGMSNPQKILAFLDLAGSWDPSLIFVMLGAVLVGLGGFYVVNKRTEAFFGGAMHIPKRRDITKPLIIGSLIFGTGWGIAGFCPGPAIVALGAGHLKALVFLVAMLAGMEICDRFFSAHKKSI; encoded by the coding sequence ATGAAAAAGCATATTGGTTTATTCAGTCAGTATTTCATCGGCGTACTCTTTGGTTGGGGTCTGATTATTTCCGGAATGAGCAATCCGCAGAAAATCCTCGCATTTTTAGATTTGGCTGGCTCGTGGGATCCTTCTCTAATTTTTGTGATGCTTGGTGCCGTATTAGTAGGACTGGGGGGCTTTTATGTTGTTAATAAAAGAACCGAAGCTTTCTTTGGTGGGGCTATGCATATTCCCAAACGCCGTGATATCACTAAGCCATTAATCATCGGTAGTCTGATATTTGGTACTGGCTGGGGTATTGCTGGCTTTTGCCCAGGACCTGCAATCGTTGCTCTGGGTGCCGGGCATCTAAAGGCCCTCGTATTTCTGGTGGCCATGTTGGCAGGCATGGAAATCTGCGACAGATTCTTCAGCGCCCATAAAAAGTCAATCTAA
- a CDS encoding ABC transporter ATP-binding protein, whose translation MLKVKLFQTIPNPLQLNIECIPGELHALVGPSGSGKTTALRTIAGLNDAHTGKIECNDQLWFEANEISGVSTSLSPAERSCGFLFQQYALFPHLTALENVCIPLYNSVPRLGDRKKLAQQWLERMGIGELANRMPNQLSGGQQQRVALARALARSPKILLLDEPFSAIDAPTRQGLYKTLAELRKDLNIPILLVTHDLREADLLADRITVIDQGVGLQTAPPQVLFERPRNSRVAELVGISNKFEGIFSSGKLIWDGCERVFDVIDKGKIPPNTPVAWVIPAEGLSLHAEASKLTMQASVEHISALGQIAVIQLRTVDGNHVITWEASAAEVKRLGLESGKVTHLEMNGSKIHIMPLRPINDPRRFSN comes from the coding sequence ATGCTTAAGGTAAAACTCTTTCAGACCATCCCCAATCCATTGCAACTCAATATTGAGTGCATCCCTGGGGAACTGCATGCCTTAGTAGGCCCATCAGGTAGCGGCAAGACAACTGCCTTGCGTACCATTGCTGGCCTAAACGATGCTCACACTGGAAAAATTGAATGCAATGACCAGTTATGGTTTGAGGCAAACGAAATTAGTGGGGTTAGTACATCTCTGAGCCCTGCTGAGCGCTCCTGTGGATTTTTATTTCAGCAATACGCACTCTTTCCGCACCTTACTGCGCTTGAGAATGTATGCATTCCTTTATACAACTCAGTACCAAGATTGGGTGATCGTAAAAAATTAGCTCAACAATGGTTAGAGCGTATGGGTATAGGCGAGCTCGCAAATCGTATGCCTAACCAACTCTCAGGTGGTCAACAACAGCGGGTTGCCCTAGCTAGAGCATTAGCACGATCTCCGAAAATTCTCTTGCTTGATGAGCCATTCTCAGCCATTGATGCGCCAACGCGCCAGGGTCTATACAAAACACTTGCTGAACTACGTAAAGATTTAAATATTCCAATTCTGCTGGTAACCCATGATCTACGTGAAGCAGATTTATTGGCCGACCGAATTACTGTGATCGATCAAGGCGTCGGCCTGCAAACCGCCCCTCCTCAAGTCTTGTTTGAAAGACCCAGAAACTCTAGAGTTGCAGAACTTGTTGGTATCAGCAATAAGTTTGAAGGCATCTTCTCATCAGGAAAACTCATTTGGGATGGGTGTGAGCGCGTCTTTGATGTGATTGATAAAGGCAAGATACCCCCCAACACTCCTGTTGCTTGGGTAATTCCTGCTGAAGGCTTAAGTCTGCATGCAGAAGCTAGTAAGTTAACAATGCAGGCAAGTGTTGAACACATCAGCGCCTTAGGTCAAATAGCCGTGATTCAACTTCGCACTGTAGACGGTAACCATGTCATTACCTGGGAAGCTTCCGCAGCGGAGGTGAAGCGCTTAGGCTTAGAGTCAGGAAAAGTGACTCATCTTGAAATGAATGGCAGCAAGATTCACATCATGCCATTGCGCCCCATCAATGATCCAAGGCGCTTTAGTAATTAA
- a CDS encoding DsrE family protein: MNLLTSFKKALIFSAIAFAGMFISESVLAQTKAVYHIDDAQAQGLKGLRNIRNHLDTAPRTKIIVVTHAAGVDLLMEGAKDQKNNIEYAPLVSALKSRGVVFEVCEITLKNRNLNKNQFILDADYTPSGVMKIADLQYIDHYAYIKP; encoded by the coding sequence ATGAATCTTCTTACTTCCTTTAAAAAAGCCTTAATATTTTCTGCCATTGCTTTTGCTGGCATGTTCATCAGTGAGTCTGTGTTGGCTCAAACCAAAGCTGTCTATCACATTGATGATGCACAAGCTCAAGGTTTAAAAGGATTGCGTAATATCCGCAATCATCTTGATACTGCGCCACGGACCAAGATCATCGTGGTAACTCATGCTGCTGGTGTTGATTTGCTAATGGAGGGTGCTAAAGATCAGAAAAATAATATTGAGTATGCCCCTTTGGTATCTGCACTCAAATCCCGTGGTGTGGTATTTGAAGTTTGTGAAATTACCCTGAAAAACCGTAACCTTAATAAAAATCAATTCATATTGGATGCCGATTACACGCCGTCAGGGGTGATGAAGATTGCTGATCTTCAATACATCGATCATTACGCTTATATAAAACCCTAG
- a CDS encoding TIGR01244 family sulfur transferase, with product MSLPITCHNDQFGTLGQIDPSHLAEIAQQGYKSVINNRPDGEGGPDQPTSASIQAEAEKLGLNYAYLPVVPSAMTVEQVREMARLLKTMPGPVLAFCRSGARSTNLYQLALQVQ from the coding sequence ATGAGTCTTCCTATAACTTGTCATAACGATCAATTTGGAACACTTGGACAAATCGATCCAAGTCATTTGGCTGAAATCGCTCAGCAAGGCTATAAAAGCGTGATTAACAATCGCCCTGATGGTGAAGGCGGCCCTGACCAACCAACTAGCGCAAGCATTCAAGCAGAGGCTGAAAAATTAGGCTTGAACTATGCCTATTTACCAGTAGTACCAAGTGCAATGACTGTAGAGCAAGTGAGGGAGATGGCGCGCTTATTGAAAACGATGCCTGGCCCTGTGTTGGCTTTCTGTCGTTCAGGCGCACGTTCCACTAATTTGTACCAGCTTGCTTTGCAAGTTCAGTAA
- the soxB gene encoding thiosulfohydrolase SoxB, with protein sequence MSLNRREFIQALAIASVGGMSLHSEWASAQAKAHSFYDLPRFGNVHLLHFTDCHAQLLPVYFREPNVNIGVGPQAGKIPHLVGDYFLKANRIASGTRDAHAFTYLDFTAAAHQYGQMGGFAHLSSLIKQLKVSRPGALLLDGGDTWQGSATALWTQGQDMVDAALTLGVDVMTAHWEMTLGEKRVMEIVQKDFQNKISFVAQNITTTDFGDEVFAPYVIREMNGVPIGIIGQAFPYTPVANPRYFTPNWTFGIQEQNLQKTIDQVRQKGAKAVVLLSHNGMDVDLKLASRVRGLDAILGGHTHDGVPVPVKVKNAGGITLVTNAGSNGKFLGVLDFDVKGNKVVDFRYKLLPVFSNLIAPDPQMSQHITQIRKPYEGRLSEKLAVTDDLLYRRGNFNGSFDQVILDGLMAQKNAEIAFSPGFRWGTSLLPGQAITMEHLMDQTAITYPYTTVSNMTGENIKTILEDVADNLFNPDPYYQQGGDMVRVGGLQYTIDPNATVGKRISEMRLNGSLIDADKSYRVAGWAPVSEETRSSNSEPIWDLMSRHLKEAKLIKPKKLNEPIIKGVANNPGIAPIS encoded by the coding sequence ATGTCGCTAAATCGTAGGGAGTTTATTCAGGCTTTAGCTATTGCTTCAGTCGGTGGCATGAGCTTACATTCGGAATGGGCCTCTGCACAAGCAAAGGCGCACTCTTTTTACGATTTGCCAAGATTTGGTAATGTGCACCTATTGCACTTTACCGACTGTCATGCCCAACTTCTCCCAGTTTATTTTCGTGAGCCTAATGTCAATATTGGCGTAGGTCCGCAGGCAGGTAAGATACCTCATCTGGTTGGCGATTATTTTCTGAAGGCCAACAGAATTGCTTCTGGCACACGTGATGCCCACGCATTTACTTATTTAGATTTCACAGCTGCCGCTCATCAATATGGGCAAATGGGTGGATTTGCTCATCTATCGTCATTGATTAAGCAATTGAAGGTATCAAGACCCGGTGCTCTTTTATTGGATGGCGGCGATACATGGCAGGGTTCCGCAACAGCGCTTTGGACACAAGGTCAAGACATGGTGGATGCGGCCTTAACTCTTGGCGTTGATGTCATGACAGCTCACTGGGAGATGACATTAGGCGAGAAGCGCGTAATGGAGATTGTTCAGAAAGATTTTCAAAACAAGATTTCTTTTGTCGCTCAGAACATTACCACCACTGATTTCGGTGATGAAGTATTCGCACCCTACGTCATTCGGGAGATGAATGGTGTGCCGATAGGCATTATTGGTCAAGCCTTTCCATACACACCGGTAGCAAACCCAAGATACTTCACGCCAAATTGGACCTTTGGCATTCAAGAACAGAACCTCCAAAAAACAATTGATCAAGTTCGTCAAAAAGGGGCCAAGGCTGTTGTCCTGCTTTCCCATAATGGCATGGACGTTGATCTCAAGTTAGCTTCCAGAGTGAGGGGCTTAGATGCTATTTTAGGTGGCCATACTCATGATGGTGTGCCGGTACCTGTAAAGGTGAAGAATGCTGGCGGCATTACGCTGGTCACGAATGCAGGATCAAACGGTAAATTTTTGGGTGTTTTGGATTTTGATGTCAAAGGCAATAAGGTAGTAGATTTTCGCTATAAGTTGCTTCCAGTATTTTCCAATCTGATTGCGCCTGATCCACAAATGAGTCAGCATATTACCCAAATTCGTAAACCCTACGAAGGGCGCCTAAGTGAGAAGCTTGCGGTGACTGATGACCTTTTATATCGCCGTGGAAATTTCAATGGCAGTTTTGATCAGGTTATCTTGGATGGTCTTATGGCGCAAAAGAATGCCGAGATTGCATTCTCGCCAGGCTTTAGATGGGGCACATCTTTATTGCCTGGACAAGCAATCACGATGGAGCATTTGATGGATCAGACGGCCATCACCTACCCATATACAACGGTCTCTAATATGACCGGTGAAAATATCAAGACTATTCTGGAAGACGTTGCCGATAATTTATTTAACCCAGATCCTTATTATCAGCAGGGCGGCGATATGGTTCGGGTCGGTGGTTTGCAATACACCATTGATCCAAATGCCACCGTGGGTAAGCGTATTTCTGAGATGAGGCTAAACGGCTCTCTTATTGACGCAGATAAAAGTTATCGAGTTGCTGGATGGGCCCCGGTGAGCGAAGAGACGAGAAGCTCAAATTCAGAACCCATCTGGGATTTGATGTCTAGGCATTTAAAAGAGGCCAAATTGATTAAGCCCAAGAAGCTAAATGAACCCATCATTAAAGGGGTTGCCAATAATCCTGGTATTGCACCAATCAGTTAA
- a CDS encoding YeeE/YedE family protein yields the protein MNTVDISSLSHQALWITFFVTVLLGAIMQRTNFCTMGAIADLFVMSDLSRLRQWSLAIGVAILGVTLFSTAGLIDTSKSIYTSSKLMYLSILVGSTLFGMGMVMASGCGSKTLVRIGGGNLKSLVVFLVLGLVAYMTLRGFLGVIRINTLDAFFITLNTNQDLPSIVAEELSQPRTNVHILLGLIIGGAFILFALLNKSFWTIKNLLAGFGVGLAICAVWWISGYLAFVAEDPNTLEEVFLVTNSGKMESLSFVAPYAYSLDWLMFYSDTSKVLTIGIVAVLGMVCGSAIVALLTKTFRWESFVNAEDMANHMIGGALMGFGGIAALGCTIGQGLSGISTLAIGSFLAIPGFFLGAYLGLRYLQMRLAPNPCA from the coding sequence ATGAATACAGTTGATATCTCCTCCCTGAGTCATCAGGCACTGTGGATCACTTTTTTTGTGACCGTATTGCTTGGCGCCATCATGCAGCGCACTAACTTTTGTACGATGGGTGCAATTGCCGACTTGTTTGTGATGTCTGATTTATCCAGATTGCGCCAATGGTCCTTGGCTATAGGGGTTGCTATCTTGGGAGTGACATTATTTTCTACGGCTGGTCTGATCGACACCTCAAAATCTATCTATACATCCAGTAAATTGATGTATCTCTCTATTTTGGTTGGTAGTACGCTATTTGGCATGGGCATGGTCATGGCTTCTGGTTGTGGCAGCAAGACGCTAGTGCGTATCGGCGGTGGAAATCTCAAATCACTGGTGGTGTTTCTGGTCCTAGGTCTCGTTGCTTACATGACCCTTCGTGGCTTTTTGGGTGTTATTCGTATTAATACCTTAGACGCTTTCTTTATTACCTTAAATACGAATCAAGACTTACCAAGCATTGTGGCTGAGGAACTTAGCCAGCCTCGCACTAATGTGCATATTCTTTTGGGGCTGATTATTGGTGGTGCTTTTATCTTGTTCGCGCTTCTTAATAAATCTTTTTGGACTATCAAGAATCTACTCGCTGGTTTTGGAGTCGGCTTAGCAATTTGTGCTGTATGGTGGATATCTGGTTACCTTGCGTTTGTGGCTGAGGATCCAAATACTTTAGAAGAAGTCTTTTTGGTCACTAATTCTGGAAAGATGGAAAGTCTCTCCTTTGTTGCTCCTTATGCATATTCATTAGATTGGTTAATGTTTTATAGCGATACCTCCAAGGTTCTCACGATTGGCATAGTGGCGGTATTGGGCATGGTTTGCGGTTCAGCAATTGTTGCTTTACTCACTAAAACCTTTCGCTGGGAATCCTTTGTAAATGCAGAAGACATGGCTAATCACATGATCGGTGGCGCTTTAATGGGATTCGGTGGTATTGCAGCTCTAGGCTGCACCATTGGGCAGGGTCTTAGTGGGATTTCTACATTAGCAATTGGTTCATTTTTAGCTATCCCCGGATTTTTCTTGGGAGCATATCTAGGTTTGCGTTACTTGCAAATGCGACTTGCCCCAAATCCATGCGCTTAA
- the soxX gene encoding sulfur oxidation c-type cytochrome SoxX has product MRTKLFLSFVLLAGLNSFVIAQTSFDTKFQKMMSEGFRAEGIAGLDRIRQDETQKFCSDPKQINTKQGAAKAIEIQKINMASIMQPTDGKYIGDWKSGEAIAQSGRGATWTDKADTVNGGGCYNCHEINKKEISYGNIGPSLWNYGKNRGYSQEVLVYTWNRINNSKAYNACSNMPRFGHFKLLTQEQMQDVMALLLDPQSPVNQ; this is encoded by the coding sequence ATGAGAACAAAATTATTTTTATCTTTTGTATTGTTGGCGGGCCTTAACTCATTCGTTATAGCTCAAACCAGTTTTGATACTAAATTTCAAAAAATGATGTCTGAAGGCTTTAGGGCTGAGGGTATTGCTGGCCTTGATCGTATTAGGCAAGATGAAACCCAAAAGTTTTGCTCTGATCCAAAACAAATTAATACCAAGCAGGGTGCCGCTAAAGCTATTGAGATTCAGAAAATCAATATGGCATCCATCATGCAACCAACTGATGGTAAATATATTGGTGATTGGAAGAGTGGAGAGGCTATTGCGCAAAGTGGACGTGGTGCCACCTGGACGGATAAAGCAGATACCGTGAATGGTGGTGGTTGCTATAACTGCCATGAAATCAATAAAAAAGAGATTTCATATGGCAATATTGGCCCGAGCCTTTGGAATTACGGTAAAAATCGTGGCTATTCTCAAGAAGTATTGGTGTATACCTGGAATCGCATTAATAACTCCAAGGCTTATAACGCCTGCAGCAATATGCCACGTTTTGGCCATTTCAAATTGCTCACGCAAGAGCAAATGCAAGATGTGATGGCTCTACTATTGGACCCACAGTCTCCTGTTAATCAGTAG
- the soxA gene encoding sulfur oxidation c-type cytochrome SoxA: MQIKSRLFVKFVVASGILIGATTVFAQSTADEIAKYRQMIADGNPSELYEDAGAELWKKPAGPKNATLEKCNLGLGPGVIKGASAQLPRYFADTNKVQDLESRLITCMSTLQGISAQEIIGAPFQKDLKKDMDALVAYVVTASKDQKIKVSTKHPKEKEAYELGKRAFYFQGGPMDFSCATCHGSDGKRIRLQDLPNLTSQAGAAAGWGSWPAYRVSSGQFWTMGLRLNDCYRQQRFPFPIYGSDLLTAVSMYMAVNANGGTMQTPGLKR, encoded by the coding sequence ATGCAAATCAAGTCCCGGCTCTTTGTGAAGTTTGTTGTTGCTAGTGGCATCTTAATTGGCGCTACTACTGTATTTGCTCAATCAACAGCTGATGAAATCGCTAAGTATCGTCAGATGATTGCTGATGGAAATCCATCTGAGTTATACGAAGATGCTGGGGCGGAATTATGGAAGAAGCCGGCAGGGCCGAAAAATGCAACGCTTGAGAAATGCAACTTAGGTCTTGGTCCTGGCGTTATCAAAGGGGCTTCAGCTCAACTCCCGAGATATTTTGCTGATACTAATAAAGTACAGGATTTAGAGTCTCGCCTTATTACCTGCATGTCTACATTGCAGGGTATTTCTGCACAAGAGATCATTGGTGCGCCATTTCAAAAAGACCTCAAGAAGGATATGGATGCACTTGTTGCTTATGTAGTAACGGCATCTAAAGATCAAAAAATTAAAGTAAGCACAAAGCATCCCAAAGAAAAAGAAGCTTATGAACTGGGTAAGCGTGCTTTTTATTTCCAAGGCGGGCCAATGGATTTCTCTTGCGCTACATGCCATGGATCTGACGGCAAGAGAATCCGCTTGCAAGATCTTCCGAACTTAACTAGCCAAGCTGGGGCTGCTGCAGGTTGGGGCTCATGGCCGGCGTATCGCGTATCGAGCGGTCAGTTTTGGACGATGGGCCTGCGTTTGAATGACTGCTATCGCCAGCAACGTTTCCCATTCCCTATATATGGCTCTGATTTACTGACAGCAGTCTCAATGTATATGGCAGTCAATGCTAACGGCGGTACGATGCAAACCCCTGGTTTGAAACGTTAA
- a CDS encoding YeeE/YedE family protein: MQIDWLTFTPIPSLLGGIILGIAAVLYVLLHGRILGISGIVSGLMHPKQGDCAWRIVLTLGLLTAPLLAALFFEIRPIVEIDADWFAVIIAGLLVGFGAQYGSGCTSGHGICGLSRLSPRSLVATLSFMGAGFLTVFVLRHMIGL, from the coding sequence ATGCAAATAGATTGGCTCACATTTACCCCCATTCCTTCTTTGTTGGGGGGAATCATTTTGGGTATCGCAGCCGTTCTCTATGTTTTGCTTCATGGTCGAATTCTGGGCATCAGTGGCATAGTCTCTGGCTTGATGCATCCCAAGCAGGGAGATTGCGCTTGGCGCATTGTCTTGACATTAGGTTTGCTGACTGCGCCACTATTGGCAGCTCTGTTTTTTGAAATTCGTCCGATAGTAGAGATTGATGCAGATTGGTTTGCTGTCATTATTGCGGGCCTATTGGTAGGCTTTGGTGCTCAATATGGATCTGGCTGCACAAGTGGCCATGGCATTTGCGGTCTATCTCGCTTATCGCCGCGCTCATTAGTGGCCACGCTCTCATTCATGGGTGCTGGCTTTTTAACAGTCTTCGTATTGCGTCATATGATCGGACTCTGA